Part of the Quercus lobata isolate SW786 chromosome 6, ValleyOak3.0 Primary Assembly, whole genome shotgun sequence genome, TTAACGGTCTCAGTGCTTCTTGTTCTTTGCCAATCAAAGACCTTAGATTGGCTACATGTGAGCTTATTGAATGAAACTTAGTTCTCCACAAGTCCCATGAGGTCTTCTTTACAACAGCTATGAATAACAAAAGGGCTACAGAGATGGAGGTAGACTTCATACTCCGGAATAAAAACTTGTAGACTCAGTCTAGATGGTATATACTTTCGTGGTTAGGAACTTAGGTGACCTGATTGCCTATGTCTATCCTATATAAGGTCATTTTCTTCTCCGGGATGCTTATTGCCCTTCATACACATAAAGACACGTAGCTTGCAATAAGAGCAACACCAATTTACATAGGTCTTAACGTCTTTACATGACACATTAGAGATTTCTTATAATAATAGTAAACCTTACCTGATATAGCCTGTTTAGTTTACCAAACAAAACACTATTGGAAATCATGAGCCCAAAATAATACAAATGAAACCTTTTAGGTTGAGTATAAATTAGTCCCCTCGAGTTTTCAACCCAAGTGCAACACAATTTCCTTCACTACTAGACATTTGGGACACAACCGAAAGATCTTCAACTATCCATGGCCTTAAGAGGGATTGATATGGGTCTAGCCTTGATCCTAGTGAGCATGCTTTGGGCAAGAGCCGCTGCTCAATCAGGTTGCACCAATGTGCTTATTGGCATGGCTCCATGCCTTAACTATGTCAGTGGGAGCTCCTCAACCCCATCTACTTCATGTTGCTCACAACTCGCTAGTGTTGTACAATCACAGCCACAATGCCTTTGCACAGTACTTAATGGTGGTGGTGCATCACTGGGTGTTACAATCAATCAAACACTTGCCCTTGGGCTCCCAGCCGCTTGTAATGTGCAAACTCCACCTGTCAGCAAGTGCAATGGTAAATTTCAAACtaacatttcattttcaattttagtgaTATATCAAACTGCATAACATAGAGTTgttgattaaatttaaattgGGGCAGCTGCTAATGGACCCACAACATCACCAGTTGGTTCACCAGAAGGCTCACCTAGTGACTCTTCAACTAGCTCATCAACATCAGGTACTTGACAATCTGAAATATGCAaccaaatttttcttaaaattaatgatatatatacaaAGGTTTAATTCTGATTCACTGGTTTACCTTCAATCCAATCCACATAAGGTGGGGTATCACAATACAATCTGTTATTTTcaaactaaatattttattgcccATCCTTCTGCAAGAAGAGTTCTAATAAGTCTTGAGCAATCAAAGGAAGCTTCAATGAAATGTCAGAGTTACATTGattaatttgactttttttaaatTCGAATACCAACTCCagcatatatataaaagtttagcAGTAACCATGATAGAACTCAAACGGTCATGATGTCTTTAGCGTCAAAGATGTGAATATTATTCAATGATGTTTTGATTTTCATTTGAGTGTCATAAATACATCTTCAAAGTGAAAGCATTATCATTGGAAACTATGTCACTTCCCTAAACAAAAAGATAATTACGCATTATCTTAAAGGATCAATATGTTGTGATAGTGGAAACTCTGATACCAGTGTTCATTACCAGAACCCATAACAATAATGTTCATCTTTACATGTGAATGGATGCAGGAGCTGGATCTAAAACAGTTCCGACGACTGGTGAAAATTCTTCTAATGGCGCTATCATAGAGATGCCCCTTCAGCTCATCTTCCTGTTCATCTTCTTGGCTGCATATGGTTCAACTTGTAGCAGCTTCTGAGTTTTCTTTGGGATTTCTTGGTGCTTGAACAGTCGAACTACAATTTGGGGTCTTACATGTGTGTTTTACCTGCTTTTACGTAATCTCTTTTGTAAAACTTGTACCACACATTTTCACGCACACTTTGCTAACTGTCCTATATGACAGATTGTGAGTGTGTGTGAAAGTGTGTAGTACTAGCATTATTGTTGTATCAAATATACGTCCCAGTGTTTCTTCTCCAACACTTGGTTCGGCTTTAGGTTAATGACTGCGTAATCCTGTTTAATACAATATGTTTTCCAAAGTCTCtactttttaatatatttgtgaGTGGTATAACTTTCCAGTTTCCAATAGTTTAATGTTCATCTCTACTGTAAGACTTGGTacaccctatatatatatatatatatatatatatattaagaagaaAGGTGTACTCTGTAAAATAATAACCCAACTTGTTCTTCTTATGTTTTGGCCTATTCTTATTCATTTTGCTTGCCATGATTGGTGTCTCCTAAGCAATAAGCTCACATAATTCTCGAATACGTGCCCCAAAAAGAATCTACTGGGCATTATACATGGAATAGTTTAATATGCTCTAGACACGATGATGAgccaaatattcttttttcatGAATCAGAAGCAAATTCATTGAGGTTAGATCTTATTGTTATGGTAACTAGCCTTCACTAAAACGATTTGTCCTAAATTTGAGTAGGAGTCAATCTCTCCAAAATTAGAGGTCAGATTGTCTACCAACCACTTTTGTTTAAGCTATTAAAAGTGAGAGAATCTTGTACAATGAATACTGAATTTTATTGGAAGCAAATGTATAGGATCATCTGGATTATTAGTCCCAATTATATTTGAACATACTACAAAATGACAAAAGACTTGATCAGATAATTAAAATTGTAGAGTATCAAAATATTGTTCATTAACTAGACGAAATAGCAAGGCCTATGATATTGTTGGGGAAATAGCATTTTGAGGAGACTCCAATTACAGagttataataatatatagaaacaCTGCTTAATCCAAAAATGTAATCCTATATATTTCAGCCTAATTATAGTATATTAATCATTGAATATAAGCATAGTTTATAACAGGTGTGTGTTTGTCTATGGTTTCTGAATTTAGCTTATTTGAttatatgcaatttttttaaatcttttttttttttttctaggaacATTTATACTTGAGCAATAAGCAGCTTTTAGCAAAAAGAAGCATCCAAAGATTCCAAAcggatttaaagaagaaataggctCCTTCTGCATCCTAGTGGGGCCTCCCATTTGACATTACAgaaacaaaaatgtaatttcGGAACCTACATGAACAGATAcatgacaaaaaaattattgtgtttttattattgaaaaacaaaatgatgTAGTTTAGTAATGCAGTCAGACTATGATCCAATTTTCAAAAGcatgaaaattattaatatcTAGTTACAAACTCACACCATGTGTGAGAAAATGtaatataatcattttataagAATACAATGTAAATTTGTAAGTTAAATAGTACAtgtgttatttaaaattattttctatttttgtaagttttatgtGATAAAACATATAATGTATTTTGCATTCAACAATAATAcacaagtttaaaattttagcattattttctttccaaatatatataagCGCATAATGTCtatattattgaaacttgaatttcaagttaatcttttaaatatagaaaaattacaCTTAAATTTGTCTACCTGTAGTTTACTCGAAAAATACTTTGCTTACCTATGGTTTACAAATTGACACTTCACCTACCTGAGGTAAGTTCTGTCTGTCTCCAATTACCCATCTCtgctaaaaataaaggtaaatttgtatttttgctaccctttttatgtctctctccgctcaaaatataaaaagttaaaaaaaaatcaagagaaaaaaaaaactctaaaaactagattttataaaacttaaaacctaacttttgcatcttctttattttaaaacctAATCCTTTTTTCCTTTGGCACCAGATTTTTCCTCACCCACCCTCTTTGATTCTCCTTGGGTTCCACGCTTCTCTTCATGTACAATACTAAACAATGGTTTCCTTTTTCCAAATTTCCTTGCTTTTAGGTAGAGTTAGTCCATGCTTGACTTGTCCAACGACTCCAATTGGGTCTTTGCTCTTAAGCATTCTGCCTAGTTGATGCCCTTGACTCACTCACTGCAACGAAATGTTGCTTTTTTCATGTTTTGGCTTTCTGGGTTTTCTTCAATCTTGTGTTTTAAGGCTGTGTTCAAGAGGTGTTTGGAGGATTGGGTTTGTCTTTACTTTAACAACAACTCCAACAAAGGTGGTAGGTTAGTGGGGTTCACTTTGGTTTATAAGGTCATAGATTAGGAAATCCTCTCAAGGAAATTTTTTAGTGTATGTTCTGGTTTACTTAAATTCTGATCCCATGTCTTATGATGAGTGTTTGGGTTTAAAGTTTTGTTACCCTCCTACTAACTTGTAATTGATACCAACTTCAGAAGCTCAAAAAAGgataatttttataagataaCACAAAACCTATAAGTTATTCTTCCTTTTaagttaggttttaatttttacaaaacctaacttttagatcttcttttctcttgatttttttggttttttatgttttgagaggagagagacataaaagggtagcaaaaatacaaatttatccCTATTTTTACCAGATGTGGGTAATTGGGGATAGACAAGTTTACCTCAGGTAGATAAAGTGCcaatttttaaaccacaagTAAGCAAAGTATTTTTTGAACAAACTACAAGTAgacaaagtgtaatttcccctttaaatatttatcattttaagcTAATttataatgctttttttttttatatagaatttttagcccaaaactaagattttgacccaaataaaataaaatctcatacttttcaacccaaaaattaagaaaaatgatGAACTTTTGAGTCcaaaattggggaaaaaaaaggaccaaaatggactgaatggaccgaGAAGAACTGAATAGACTAATGTGGACTAAATGGACTAAAGTGGATGGAAAGGACGAGTGTGGACCTAATGAAAcaaatggaccgaagtggaaCGAATGAACCATTTGGCCCATTTTGGTCCATTCCGTCCATTTCAGCCCAGTTCGGTCAACTTCAGTCCATTTCGTCCAATTTGATCCACTCGATTTACTTTGGCCCATATTGGACTAATTAGGCCTTCAATTGATCTTTTTGTAAGTTGTCTTTTTCAGTTTTGgctcaaaaattcttttttttctctcttaattttggggttaaaaagtatgaaattttgttCTACTTAGGtcaaactctttagttttgggctaaaaaattcaaacaaaataggcattagaaattagagatatgaaccttaaaaaaataatgctagagatacaaacaattttacaaaaaaatttacaaactgctgatatagtgaataattattggtaaatgaaaaagtgatattaatggtgggtctagatgaaaaccaataaaatgttgtaaaatagtttgtggttaTAACATTACTCCCttaaaaaagtaacaaaaatgattaatattcaaaatattaccttaaaattcaagttaaaaaaatataagggtATAATTGGTaattgatttttccttttattttctattttcaaaaacaattttctatttttaagactaaaaaacttgtttcaCAACCTAAAATagacataaaacaaaaactgttttcaaaactcattgtgtgaaggaaacaaaaaacaagcaaaatgctgtttttaatttctaattttcaaaagtcaatgaaaacacatatataattcaataaatctgtcttatttaatgagttaacattagagtttaaatcctaataataacatattttagtactttctattttttttttctttgaaaaactatctttttaatttcaactaaccaaacatgttttttgatttcaaaaatacaagaaaattgtttttttttttttttttatattcccaaaaacaagtttttgaaaataaaaaatagaaattgttaccaaacataacctaagcattatacttatatttggaaagaaaaaagaaaacaacatgaaTAACTAAATAAGTCATGTGGCTAAAAACTACTAATTAAATGGTTTTATCAATGGTTAATGTAAATGGAATTTTCCTCCCTttggaggtaaatttttttCGAAACTCATTTGCATCAAAGGGTTGTTTCAAGATAGTGATGCCCTCAACTTTCACAACAAAGCTAGCCCCATACTAGAGTCTGGAAGGAACATGATACCAAATAATGGTCAGGGTCCCCATGAAGCTATTATAACATTTTTGCAAACCGAACAAAGCACAAAATTCTatgaggaaaaataaattgatagaGTTGCTGACATGCTCCCTAGACAGATGTCACTCAATCACAAATAGCAATCTTTAGCCAAGTCAATTTTCTTATGCTCAAAGCAAAGAAACATTAAGGTGTGTCATTATCAGGGAAGTATCAAACTCCTCCAATACTCAATACCTATGACACATCATgtatccctttttatttttctataggAAATTTCTGCTTTCTATCTACCCTATAAGTTCAGATTCTCAAAGATTAGAGGTATAAAGCCAATTCTAGTGAAGGTGGAGTAAGAAACACGTAAACACGTTATGCTTTCTAGTTTCTTCTCAAAACAGGTGTCTAAAGACTCCAGCTTTGAAATCCTTGAAAGTTCTTATTAGCCCCTTGCCAAATAATATTAAAAGTCAGTCAGTCACCTACATAACCgaacttcaaaaattaatattttcttcctAAAGCTAAACTACAGAAGAAGATTCCAAGTCTCCAGGTCTAAACACAGACTTTTAAGCATGCCAAATGCCAAGTACCACGCGTTAGAAACCTGTTAGAAAGTAGGATAAGTTGTTGAGCCACATAACCCATCATTCATTTGTCTTTATCTTGATTGATTTCCCTACAAAAACCTATACATCTTTCCCCTTCTCCACCAAACTAATCAAAACTTAAGTCAGTTAAGTGCTACAAGATCACAGAAATCCACAGGCATTTCCAGcttatatttgaatttgagaGCATCCAATTCCGATGGCTTATACAAAAATGGAGATGGGTCTGGTCCTAGTCTTGGTGACTATGCTCTGGGCAGGAGCTTCGGCTCAGTCGAGTTGTACAAATGTGATCATCAGTATGTCACCATGCCTTAACTACATTACTGGCAACACCTCAACCCCATCTTCAGGCTGCTGCTCACAGCTTGCTAGTGTAGTCCGCTCACAACCACAATGCTTGTGCCAAGTCCTTAATGGAGGTAGCTCCTCATTGGGGATCAACATCAACCAAACTCAGGCTCTAGCCTTGCCTGGTGCTTGTAATGTTCAGACCCCACCTCTCAGTAGCTGTAATGGTAAGAGCCCATATTTTAACtgttaaaattagtaatttaccCATCAAAACTTCTTGTTTAGCTTGTGGATGGATTTAAAATTCTCATAAACGAGCATCATTTTCATCTATGCTAACTTTTGAATATCGGCAGCTGCTTCACCATCCAACTCTCCTGCAGGATCACCAACATCTTCGGATTCAGGTACAAACTGCTTCATCATTTGTTCAATTGTGCAAAATTATCATGATCAATCAAATTTTGACTTATACAAACCAAATTCTAGATTCAAAAAGTTCAATCCTTACAAAGAACCTTAAGAAATAAGTGACATTGAACAAGTTCTATTAAATTTATACTCATCAATGAAACAtcattggatttatttttttattttcttaatttgttcATTGGTGGTTCACTTGTGTAGGAAGTGGATCTAAAACCGTGCCATCAACAGAAGGTAGTACATCAGCTGGAAGTTCCATCAAGTTGTCAATTTCTCAACTCTTCTTCCTTATATGTGCAGCAACAGTTGCTTCAACCTTCACAACGTACTGATCTTCCCATTTGTCAGCCTGCCTTTTGCAGCACCACATTCCTACCTATTCTTGATTAATGATGACTATTATTGTATTCTTCATTTATTATAAGAGTTCCCTTAGGTTGTGGggttcatttatattttattttttgtggccTCTTTCAGGGGTTGATATGGTTTTGTATTACTGAGGAGACATCTTGCTCTCTTCCCTTCTTAATAAAGACGATTTCTGGGTTATATGTAAATTATGTAATACAACACCTAacatataaagtataaacaaaaaCCAATTAAGTTATAAGATATTAAAACTGACCAAAACGAAATGCAATGATTCCAGAAGTTCTTCATTGAAAAAATCAACCTTAGAAATCTTTGGTATTTAAGCAGAACATTATTGAAGCATGTATATTACCTTTATGCCAATGCCGCTCATTCCTAATGGTGTCTCTGAGCCTTTTGGTTCGAGCAATGACACTGCCGTTGGTTGGGTGGAACGGTCTCTGATTGATTCTGCATGTTATAAATACtgatttataagtttttgtatAAGATTCAAAAAGGCTTAAGCCTTTGGTTTGACCCATTATCCAAAAGACCCAAGCTCAATGAGCATGtattcaattatgttatataaaCTACTAATTATTCTTATCATTATTTAATATGTGACTACACATATGCTAGAGAATtattttcaatgtgggactACACATATACTAgatattatttaaaaagtctATCAAGATCTGTGGCAATGCAAAATGGGAGGTGAAGCCGTGTGTTCCGTGTATACTTTGATAGATCGTGTTTGTATAATATTTCCTAATATTATTGTAAATCTTactatttggattttggaataTAGTAGTGATCATAAGTCCATAGGTTGCTATCACCAATTATATATGATAACCTCAGGCTTTTCCGAACgcaattttttcataattttttttttctcgtgtAGCATCCATGATTGTTGAATCATATAATCCGACGGCCCTGATATAATTAGCCTTAGCccaaatcaatatatatcaaGTTTTATTATACTCtacttttgcatgtttttttccGTGTTATATTTGGTTGAGGGGATTGTTGCCATACTACATATTCAGGAGAGGCAGTCCATCATTTTTAATATAGGTAACTTAACTTTTTAATTGGTCTAATTGATTTACATCATCAAAAACTAGAAGAATTCTTTTATGACGTAATCGATTCTTGATCACGAACACCCCATCATCAGCATTCTGtatattcatattttcttttaaaatttgactaattagttgttgttgttgtaatagAACTAAACCATCTTTTTCACAAACCTCCCTAACATTAGCAAGAAAACAATAGCCTTCATATTTCTTAGCAACCATACGAGAAACAACTCTAGCAAGAGTTGTTTTACCAATTCCCCCATCCCCCAAACCCCTAAAATGCGAATATCGTTAAACTCTATAGCCAAATATGACTTCAATTTCTTTACTCGAGATTCTATTCCAACAAGGTCTTCAATATCTTCTGAGAACGCACAACTCAGTTCATGCCATAACTCATCCACaatattttggataaattttgaCTCAGACCTACAATTGAGAGAGTATGACATTTGGTGAGCTTATGATAGTTGAAATCCAAAGTTCCACTCTATTGGGTGAAACcagaaaaatttaaataattaacttTGCTCAAGACATATTTGaaagaaatatgaaaatataaattaattggatcaaatcaaaattgaaagaaaCATGAACGCGTAT contains:
- the LOC115949597 gene encoding non-specific lipid-transfer protein-like protein At2g13820 is translated as MALRGIDMGLALILVSMLWARAAAQSGCTNVLIGMAPCLNYVSGSSSTPSTSCCSQLASVVQSQPQCLCTVLNGGGASLGVTINQTLALGLPAACNVQTPPVSKCNAANGPTTSPVGSPEGSPSDSSTSSSTSGAGSKTVPTTGENSSNGAIIEMPLQLIFLFIFLAAYGSTCSSF
- the LOC115994076 gene encoding non-specific lipid-transfer protein-like protein At2g13820 isoform X2, translating into MAYTKMEMGLVLVLVTMLWAGASAQSSCTNVIISMSPCLNYITGNTSTPSSGCCSQLASVVRSQPQCLCQVLNGGSSSLGININQTQALALPGACNVQTPPLSSCNAASPSNSPAGSPTSSDSGSGSKTVPSTEGSTSAGSSIKLSISQLFFLICAATVASTFTTY
- the LOC115994076 gene encoding non-specific lipid-transfer protein-like protein At2g13820 isoform X1, with the protein product MAYTKMEMGLVLVLVTMLWAGASAQSSCTNVIISMSPCLNYITGNTSTPSSGCCSQLASVVRSQPQCLCQVLNGGSSSLGININQTQALALPGACNVQTPPLSSCNAAASPSNSPAGSPTSSDSGSGSKTVPSTEGSTSAGSSIKLSISQLFFLICAATVASTFTTY